In a single window of the Anaplasma platys genome:
- a CDS encoding YraN family protein yields the protein MTILFRRYRSPVGEIDIVAQKGDTLVFIEVKTSITGTFNDIPISVKQQRSIIRAAKHFLTSHPKFANCEISFEIYCLSLKHGVRIIRNPWDKCD from the coding sequence ATGACCATATTATTCCGCAGGTATCGCTCCCCCGTCGGAGAAATCGATATAGTTGCCCAGAAGGGTGACACTCTTGTATTCATAGAAGTAAAAACGAGTATCACTGGGACGTTCAATGACATACCTATCAGCGTGAAGCAGCAACGCTCTATTATCAGAGCTGCCAAACATTTCCTGACAAGCCATCCAAAATTTGCAAATTGCGAGATAAGTTTTGAGATATATTGTCTGTCGCTCAAACACGGAGTTCGGATAATCAGAAATCCGTGGGACAAGTGCGATTAA
- the hemA gene encoding 5-aminolevulinate synthase, which translates to MIDYEKVFFEKIQGIKEEGRYREFTGFRRIPGKFPYAVECQTGDVVTLWCSNDYLGMSQNEHVLSAARDRNVNVGAGGTRNISGTTEEVIELEKSLADLHNKAAALTFVCGYVANQTSISTILATIPDIVVFSDEKNHSSMIEGIRAGNRAKHIFRHNDVNHLESLLKAAGPGPKIILFESLYSMDGDVAPIKEICDLASKYNAITYLDEVHAVGLYGARGGGISEREGLADRISVIQGTLSKAFGVMGGYIAASQSLVDVVRSFAPGFIFTTAVSPLIAASALASVEYLKNSDVERKGHAEVLAKVKQAFLSSGIDFVMTDTHIIPLIIGDATKCKEVSQALLKDHKIYIQSINYPTVPLGTERLRITPTPCHTDEMIDHLVKSLVEVLGRFSVMPGQSLAYYKMLQQYRSV; encoded by the coding sequence ATGATAGACTATGAGAAGGTGTTTTTTGAGAAGATACAGGGTATCAAGGAAGAGGGAAGGTACAGGGAATTCACGGGATTCCGTCGCATTCCTGGAAAGTTTCCATATGCTGTAGAGTGCCAAACGGGGGATGTTGTCACTTTGTGGTGCAGCAATGATTACCTCGGTATGAGCCAAAACGAACACGTTCTATCTGCGGCGAGAGACCGCAATGTTAATGTTGGGGCAGGGGGCACGAGAAATATATCTGGCACCACAGAAGAGGTTATAGAGCTAGAGAAATCCCTTGCGGACTTGCATAACAAGGCAGCAGCATTGACTTTTGTTTGTGGTTATGTGGCTAATCAGACGAGCATCAGCACAATACTAGCTACTATTCCTGATATTGTGGTGTTTTCCGATGAGAAGAATCACTCTTCTATGATTGAGGGGATACGTGCTGGAAACAGGGCAAAACACATCTTCCGGCACAATGACGTCAACCATCTGGAGAGTCTGCTGAAAGCAGCGGGACCGGGGCCTAAGATCATACTCTTTGAGTCGTTGTACTCTATGGATGGTGATGTGGCACCCATCAAGGAGATATGTGATCTGGCTAGTAAGTACAATGCCATCACATATTTGGATGAAGTTCATGCAGTGGGCTTATACGGAGCGCGCGGTGGTGGCATATCCGAGCGCGAAGGGTTGGCTGACAGGATATCCGTGATACAGGGTACGCTGTCGAAGGCATTTGGAGTGATGGGAGGCTACATTGCTGCATCGCAAAGCTTAGTTGATGTTGTGAGAAGTTTTGCTCCTGGATTTATTTTTACCACGGCAGTATCTCCGCTGATAGCAGCTTCTGCTCTTGCTAGTGTGGAGTACCTAAAAAACAGTGATGTGGAACGCAAAGGGCACGCGGAGGTTCTGGCTAAAGTTAAACAAGCTTTTCTCAGCTCTGGCATAGACTTTGTCATGACCGATACTCACATTATTCCCCTAATTATAGGTGATGCGACGAAGTGCAAGGAGGTATCTCAGGCGTTGTTAAAGGATCACAAGATCTATATCCAATCAATAAATTACCCCACGGTGCCATTGGGTACAGAGCGCCTCAGAATAACGCCCACGCCCTGCCACACCGACGAAATGATAGATCACCTAGTGAAAAGCCTGGTGGAAGTTTTGGGGAGGTTTTCTGTAATGCCTGGACAAAGCCTGGCGTACTACAAAATGCTACAGCAGTATCGGAGCGTCTAA
- the tyrS gene encoding tyrosine--tRNA ligase, translated as MKFQSEFLSVIAARGYLHQSADAKALDQLMSSNKITAYIGFDCTAKSLHIGGLIQIMLLRYLQKTGHKVIVLLGGATTKVGDPSGREKTRSMLSEQDIMENKEGILRVIRKFLPESGDINVVDNAEWLCSYKYLDFLVDVGSKFSINVMLGLDSVQSRLKRDQQLSFLEFNYVLLQSYDFVELHKRYGCVLQIGGSDQWGNIVSGIELGRRMGCQQLYGITTPLLLTSSGAKMGKTATGAVWLDESMYDPYSYWQYFRNIPDQEVGKWLRYFTELPLKEIERLESLEGESINEAKKILATEATKICHGMEKACNARERAEKVFEQRAEEGLTSVTIRADLFSNTGGVPVAKLLHYTGLESSVGAGKRLIKGGGCAVNGKAVQNVDDVLHCEDFRNNGGYITIFCGKKRRLKVVLEE; from the coding sequence ATGAAATTTCAATCGGAGTTTTTGTCTGTTATTGCGGCTCGAGGCTACTTGCACCAGTCGGCCGATGCTAAAGCACTAGATCAACTCATGAGTTCGAATAAAATTACGGCTTATATTGGGTTCGATTGCACTGCAAAAAGTCTCCATATTGGTGGCCTGATACAAATTATGCTGCTCCGTTACCTACAAAAAACGGGGCACAAGGTGATTGTACTTCTTGGAGGGGCCACTACGAAAGTTGGGGATCCCTCTGGCAGGGAGAAAACGAGGTCCATGCTGAGTGAGCAGGACATAATGGAGAATAAGGAAGGCATACTAAGGGTAATTAGAAAATTTCTGCCGGAGAGCGGGGATATTAACGTTGTGGACAACGCAGAGTGGCTTTGTTCCTATAAGTATTTGGACTTTCTGGTAGATGTGGGCAGTAAGTTTTCCATCAATGTCATGCTGGGGCTTGATAGCGTCCAAAGCCGGTTGAAACGTGATCAGCAGCTGAGCTTTTTGGAGTTTAATTATGTCTTGCTGCAGTCATATGACTTTGTAGAACTACATAAGCGTTATGGCTGCGTGTTGCAGATAGGAGGCTCTGATCAGTGGGGTAATATTGTTAGTGGAATAGAGCTAGGGAGGAGGATGGGATGCCAGCAGCTTTATGGCATCACCACTCCATTATTGCTTACAAGTTCTGGTGCAAAGATGGGTAAAACGGCAACGGGCGCTGTTTGGCTTGATGAAAGCATGTATGACCCGTATTCCTATTGGCAATATTTTCGCAATATACCTGATCAAGAAGTGGGTAAGTGGCTAAGATACTTCACAGAATTGCCCTTGAAAGAGATCGAGCGTTTGGAATCTCTGGAAGGAGAAAGCATCAATGAAGCAAAGAAGATTTTGGCCACCGAAGCGACGAAAATCTGTCATGGCATGGAAAAAGCCTGCAATGCCCGCGAAAGAGCAGAAAAAGTTTTCGAACAGAGAGCGGAAGAGGGGCTAACTAGCGTCACCATAAGGGCGGACCTGTTCTCCAATACGGGAGGTGTTCCAGTCGCAAAGTTGCTGCATTATACCGGTTTAGAGTCGAGTGTTGGCGCCGGGAAAAGACTGATAAAGGGTGGGGGATGTGCGGTTAACGGCAAGGCTGTACAAAATGTCGATGATGTGTTGCATTGCGAAGACTTCCGCAATAATGGCGGCTATATAACAATATTCTGTGGAAAGAAGCGCCGTTTGAAGGTAGTATTGGAAGAGTAA
- the glnA gene encoding type I glutamate--ammonia ligase: MFLFTKDLLDYVEKYGVKFIDWRFTDLLGRWYHVTHSVSSLDPGVFSNGIAFDSSSVTGWQPIEESDMLLVPDIGTAFSDPFSSQASLAVICNVVCPRSRSDYSRDPRYTARKAHQHMLSTAVADKCFFGPEIEFFVFDQARFSAGSHSSYFKLSTQERAAGTHTKRFGSGHHGYAMEPRSGYLCSPPMDTSHDMRSEMLSMLEEVGVKPLLHHHEVAASQCEVGFQYSELVASADNVQKCKYVLRNVAGSYGKSITFMPKPIAGDNGSGMHCHQSLWKGESNVFAGDYQNSGLSETCLYYIGGILEHGKALNAFANPTTNSYKRLVPRFEAPIWLAFSHGNRSAAVRVPYMPSGNATARRIEVRFPDPLANPYLCFAAQLMAGLDGIKRKILPEEVKGRSLYDMQEHELSGLTALCTSLEEALEALDADRRFLTEDGVFSNDLIDSYIKIKRTETEALCCHPHPIEFTNYYSL; encoded by the coding sequence ATGTTCTTATTTACCAAGGACTTGCTTGACTATGTGGAAAAGTACGGGGTCAAATTCATCGATTGGCGTTTCACCGATCTTCTAGGTAGGTGGTACCATGTCACCCATAGTGTCAGCTCGCTAGATCCTGGTGTGTTCTCTAATGGCATCGCTTTTGACAGCTCGTCGGTAACGGGATGGCAGCCTATAGAAGAGTCCGACATGCTGCTAGTTCCTGACATCGGCACTGCATTCTCTGATCCGTTTTCATCCCAGGCATCCTTAGCAGTGATATGTAATGTGGTTTGCCCGAGGTCACGCTCTGATTACTCGCGCGATCCGCGCTACACGGCGCGCAAGGCTCACCAGCACATGCTGTCAACAGCAGTTGCAGATAAGTGCTTTTTTGGCCCTGAGATCGAGTTTTTTGTTTTCGACCAAGCACGCTTTTCAGCAGGATCCCATAGTTCGTATTTTAAGCTAAGTACACAAGAACGCGCTGCCGGCACACATACGAAAAGATTCGGAAGTGGGCATCATGGGTATGCCATGGAACCGCGCAGTGGCTACTTATGTTCTCCCCCCATGGACACTTCTCACGATATGCGTTCAGAGATGCTCTCCATGCTGGAAGAAGTGGGAGTAAAGCCCCTGCTACACCACCACGAGGTGGCTGCATCGCAATGTGAGGTGGGATTTCAGTATTCTGAGCTGGTGGCAAGCGCCGACAATGTACAGAAGTGTAAGTATGTGCTGCGGAACGTAGCGGGATCTTATGGAAAAAGCATCACCTTCATGCCAAAACCGATTGCCGGAGACAATGGCAGCGGGATGCATTGCCATCAGTCTTTGTGGAAGGGAGAAAGTAATGTGTTCGCCGGAGATTACCAAAACAGCGGGCTTTCTGAGACCTGCCTGTACTACATCGGTGGTATACTGGAACATGGCAAGGCATTGAATGCCTTTGCAAACCCCACCACCAACAGCTATAAGCGCCTGGTTCCCCGCTTTGAAGCACCAATATGGTTAGCGTTTTCTCACGGCAACCGTTCAGCGGCAGTGCGGGTACCTTACATGCCTAGCGGAAATGCGACTGCAAGAAGAATAGAGGTCCGATTCCCTGATCCATTGGCAAACCCATACTTGTGCTTCGCTGCACAGCTTATGGCTGGGCTTGATGGAATCAAGAGGAAGATCTTACCTGAAGAAGTGAAGGGAAGATCGCTGTACGATATGCAGGAACATGAACTGTCTGGTCTTACTGCGCTGTGCACATCCTTGGAAGAAGCATTGGAAGCTCTTGATGCTGACAGAAGATTCCTCACGGAAGATGGGGTATTCAGCAACGACCTGATAGATTCATACATAAAAATCAAGAGGACAGAAACCGAAGCGTTGTGCTGTCATCCCCATCCGATAGAGTTTACTAATTACTACTCTCTTTAA
- a CDS encoding polyprenyl synthetase family protein: MYDNFANALNDLRILVAEEFSAMESFITHNSNSGVEYISNIIKHLVLSGGKRTRPLLHLAACGLLECTDKRRIAVAAAIECIHSATLLHDDVVDKSDLRRGVRTANSIWGNKASILVGDFLFAVSFQWIVGCNNLPVLSILSGASSVIITGEIQQMVHSEKIDISQQKYLEIISAKTAVLFSAACEAAAALADAPAFRKPLRSFGNNFGIAFQILDDILDYTARSTETGKATCNDILQGKVTLPLIVAYENADAKTRAAISNELAKPSPNAEVVCAFIKELNAIEKSVEIAKHYAYLAMYELDLCPDSKFKTALKLLLHSATNRRF; encoded by the coding sequence ATGTACGACAACTTTGCGAATGCGTTAAATGATCTAAGGATATTGGTTGCCGAAGAATTTTCCGCAATGGAGAGTTTCATCACCCATAATAGCAATAGTGGCGTTGAATATATATCCAACATAATCAAGCACTTGGTCTTATCAGGAGGCAAAAGAACAAGACCACTCTTGCATCTGGCAGCGTGTGGGCTGTTGGAATGTACGGATAAAAGGAGAATTGCTGTGGCTGCAGCTATTGAGTGCATACACAGTGCTACCCTGCTTCATGACGACGTGGTGGATAAAAGTGACCTACGTCGCGGCGTTCGCACTGCTAACAGCATTTGGGGCAACAAAGCCAGTATTCTTGTAGGAGATTTCTTGTTTGCCGTTTCCTTTCAGTGGATAGTGGGCTGCAATAACCTCCCGGTACTCTCTATACTTTCAGGAGCTTCCAGCGTTATAATCACTGGCGAAATACAACAGATGGTACACAGTGAAAAGATAGATATTTCGCAGCAAAAATATCTAGAAATCATTTCTGCCAAAACTGCTGTGTTGTTTTCCGCGGCTTGTGAGGCGGCTGCAGCGCTTGCTGACGCTCCCGCATTTCGCAAGCCCTTACGAAGCTTTGGCAACAATTTTGGTATTGCATTTCAAATCCTGGATGACATTCTAGATTATACTGCGCGTTCTACGGAAACCGGAAAGGCAACTTGCAACGACATTTTACAGGGAAAAGTCACATTACCACTTATTGTGGCCTATGAAAATGCCGATGCAAAAACTCGAGCAGCTATCAGTAATGAACTGGCAAAACCCTCGCCTAATGCCGAGGTAGTTTGTGCTTTTATCAAGGAACTCAATGCCATTGAAAAATCCGTGGAAATCGCGAAACATTACGCCTATTTAGCAATGTATGAATTAGACCTGTGCCCGGATTCAAAGTTTAAAACAGCACTGAAATTGCTGCTGCACAGCGCTACAAACAGAAGATTTTAG
- a CDS encoding ABC transporter ATP-binding protein, giving the protein MNAVSVSDLHVSFGEKAVLQGVDLDISWGESLVILGESGSGKSVLTKVILGIIAPTKGVITVGNAAAGDKQDIRNFSVLFQNCALFDSLPIWENVVFNFRKRLALDKKSAKELALRGLELVGLDESVMYDYPEALSGGMKKRVALARALIGDPKILILDEPTSGLDPIMSAVVSDIIARCHSEFKLTVITITHDINSAFQVADKIAILKGGRIIACDAVEKIRQSTDPYVAKFMNVGSRYTGHIG; this is encoded by the coding sequence ATGAACGCTGTTTCTGTCTCGGATTTGCACGTTTCCTTTGGGGAAAAAGCTGTATTACAAGGTGTTGATCTGGACATTTCATGGGGAGAGTCTTTGGTAATCCTTGGAGAATCTGGGAGCGGAAAATCTGTTCTTACCAAGGTGATACTGGGGATAATTGCCCCTACAAAGGGTGTTATAACAGTTGGTAATGCCGCAGCAGGAGATAAGCAAGATATAAGGAATTTTAGCGTGCTATTTCAGAACTGTGCGCTATTTGACAGTCTTCCCATATGGGAAAATGTTGTGTTTAACTTTCGCAAGAGACTAGCCCTTGACAAAAAAAGCGCTAAAGAGCTGGCTCTGCGTGGGCTAGAGCTAGTAGGTCTTGATGAGAGCGTGATGTATGACTATCCGGAAGCGTTATCTGGAGGCATGAAAAAGCGCGTGGCGCTGGCGCGGGCGTTGATTGGAGATCCAAAAATTTTGATTTTGGATGAGCCAACATCGGGATTAGACCCAATTATGTCAGCAGTTGTCAGTGACATAATAGCTAGATGCCACAGCGAATTTAAACTAACAGTGATCACTATAACTCACGATATCAACAGTGCATTCCAAGTGGCAGATAAGATAGCGATATTGAAGGGTGGCAGGATCATTGCGTGTGACGCTGTAGAAAAAATAAGACAAAGTACTGACCCATACGTGGCAAAGTTCATGAACGTCGGATCGCGATACACGGGGCACATCGGTTAA
- a CDS encoding MlaE family ABC transporter permease translates to MKLLVRSIEAPLFVFAALGRAFIGVLAPVGRVTSFCCKAVFYSMVPPYYFRQTAKQFFEMCFFSLSVVAVASLFTGGALVLQNTLIGGGGKVAGHMMAGIVTVAIVRELGPVLIGLIVAGRIGAAVAAELGTMRITEQIDALATLNTDPFRYLIAPRVVALVLTMPVLMIYADVLGIFGGYVMGTMRLSPYSSSEYLRGIAEFLKWHDVIEGVAKAITFGFVISLVGCYNGYHCAIGARGVGVSTTRTSFSSSLLIILLNYIITVFYA, encoded by the coding sequence ATGAAACTGTTGGTGCGGAGTATAGAGGCGCCGCTTTTTGTCTTTGCGGCGTTGGGCAGGGCTTTTATCGGGGTACTGGCCCCTGTAGGTAGGGTGACGTCGTTTTGCTGCAAAGCGGTATTTTACAGCATGGTGCCTCCATATTACTTCAGGCAGACCGCCAAGCAATTTTTCGAAATGTGCTTTTTCTCGCTGTCAGTGGTAGCTGTGGCTTCTTTATTCACAGGAGGGGCATTGGTGTTGCAAAATACACTTATCGGCGGCGGAGGCAAGGTTGCCGGGCATATGATGGCGGGAATAGTGACAGTTGCCATTGTACGCGAACTCGGGCCAGTGTTAATAGGGTTAATTGTCGCAGGGCGGATTGGAGCGGCGGTGGCTGCTGAGTTGGGAACGATGCGTATTACAGAACAAATAGACGCTTTGGCCACGCTGAATACGGATCCGTTTCGCTATTTGATAGCGCCACGTGTCGTTGCATTAGTGCTAACAATGCCAGTGTTGATGATATACGCAGACGTGTTGGGGATTTTTGGCGGCTATGTAATGGGTACTATGCGGCTTTCTCCTTATAGCAGCTCTGAGTATTTAAGAGGAATTGCAGAGTTTTTAAAGTGGCATGATGTGATTGAGGGAGTGGCGAAAGCAATTACGTTTGGTTTTGTTATTTCCTTGGTGGGTTGCTATAACGGTTACCACTGTGCAATTGGCGCCAGGGGGGTGGGGGTGTCAACCACCAGGACGTCCTTCTCATCATCCCTGCTTATTATTTTGCTGAACTATATAATCACTGTTTTTTACGCGTAA
- the rpe gene encoding ribulose-phosphate 3-epimerase, which produces MLAKKEDFRVSYGGGFPGGAEGPIVSASVLAADFSDLKSSISAVAAAGADWLHIDVMDGCFVPNLTMGPVVISGMRKCTDMFLDVHLMVKSPGCHLQGVVGAGADMITVHAESEVHLCRLVNQIKLYGKKVGVSLVPKTHHSVLEYIIHDLDVVLVMTVDPGYGGQEFLDAQLKKIENIRAMISENSLHTKIAVDGGISTKNAQAVIDAGADILVVGSALFGSSNMGETIRALKSF; this is translated from the coding sequence GTGTTAGCTAAGAAGGAAGACTTTCGCGTGTCTTATGGCGGTGGATTCCCCGGAGGAGCGGAGGGGCCAATTGTTTCAGCTTCTGTTTTGGCGGCTGACTTCTCAGATCTCAAAAGTTCAATAAGCGCAGTTGCTGCTGCTGGGGCGGATTGGCTACATATTGATGTTATGGATGGGTGTTTTGTGCCCAATCTTACCATGGGGCCTGTGGTGATTTCTGGAATGAGAAAGTGCACGGATATGTTCCTCGACGTACACCTAATGGTCAAGTCTCCTGGATGTCACCTGCAGGGGGTTGTAGGTGCTGGCGCGGATATGATCACCGTTCATGCTGAATCAGAAGTGCATCTGTGCAGGTTGGTGAATCAGATCAAGCTGTACGGTAAGAAAGTTGGGGTTTCTCTTGTTCCTAAGACTCACCATAGCGTCTTGGAATATATAATTCACGATCTGGATGTGGTGTTAGTTATGACTGTCGATCCTGGTTATGGGGGGCAGGAATTTCTAGACGCGCAGCTTAAAAAAATAGAAAACATTCGTGCTATGATCAGTGAGAATTCCCTTCACACAAAGATTGCAGTTGATGGGGGGATTTCAACAAAAAATGCACAGGCCGTTATCGATGCAGGGGCTGATATATTGGTTGTTGGATCGGCGCTTTTTGGTTCTTCCAATATGGGAGAGACGATCAGGGCGTTAAAGTCGTTTTAA